One segment of Neobacillus endophyticus DNA contains the following:
- the sirA gene encoding sporulation inhibitor of replication protein SirA, translating into MRRYQLYLIEDEFAAHFFGRERLFYKLFREHEHAYGELKFITDKQIAYITKQIEVLKMHKLIQKQLGKMKGFKADRGAYLLKLSGKLSTAKLEIFQEFIIVESEGSYEAETVFFEVLRKSEASFLAMDLEHQRYGWLKPIKERKYV; encoded by the coding sequence GTGAGGAGATATCAACTATATTTAATAGAAGATGAATTTGCCGCCCATTTCTTCGGACGAGAACGTTTGTTTTATAAGCTGTTCCGAGAACATGAACATGCTTATGGTGAACTTAAATTTATTACGGATAAACAAATTGCCTATATAACAAAACAAATAGAAGTCCTGAAAATGCACAAGCTTATTCAAAAACAGCTTGGAAAAATGAAGGGCTTTAAGGCCGATCGTGGTGCATATTTGCTTAAATTAAGTGGAAAACTAAGTACGGCTAAATTAGAAATTTTTCAAGAATTTATAATAGTGGAGTCAGAAGGAAGTTATGAAGCTGAGACGGTATTTTTTGAAGTGCTGCGAAAAAGCGAAGCATCCTTCTTGGCAATGGATCTAGAACATCAACGTTACGGATGGTTGAAGCCAATAAAAGAAAGAAAATATGTCTAA
- a CDS encoding YneF family protein, whose protein sequence is MLYVLVGILALAAGVALGFFIARKYMMSYLKKNPPINEQMLKMMMMQMGMKPSQKKINQMLNAMNKQTGK, encoded by the coding sequence ATGTTATACGTTCTAGTCGGTATACTAGCGTTAGCAGCTGGTGTAGCACTAGGATTTTTCATTGCTCGAAAATATATGATGAGCTATTTAAAGAAAAATCCGCCAATTAATGAGCAAATGTTAAAAATGATGATGATGCAAATGGGTATGAAGCCATCCCAGAAGAAAATCAATCAAATGCTGAATGCGATGAACAAGCAAACAGGCAAATAA
- a CDS encoding ABC transporter transmembrane domain-containing protein, whose translation MKVFWDLSWFFKQEKKAYLSGIFFLLVVAFLQLVPPKIIGIVADEIHDGTLTKGLLVKWLLILIAAALVTYILRYFWRIMIFGSSVKLSRILRDRLYHHFTNMSPSFYHKSRIGDLMAHATNDLSAIQQTAGLGVLTLVDSLSTGGFVIIAMAFTISWKLTLICLLPMPLMALLTSWFGTMLHKSFYKAQEAFSSLNDKTQESITGIKVIKTFGQEQEDIEDFRKQSEDVVQKNIVVAKIDSLYDPTISIIVGISFFLSIVFGAKYVLNNELTIGQLISFNTYLGLLIWPMLAFGWLFNIVERGRASNDRVSALLSEKVDITDRDAVLNTSPMGEIEYKISEFIYPGESHSVLKEIYFSLKRGETLGIVGKTGSGKTTLLKLLIREFEGYQGEILFGGWKLQDYKLEKLRSTIGYVPQDHFLFSATVAENIAFVNPETSMSMIENAAKLANIHDDIEQFTNGYQTVVGERGVSLSGGQKQRISIARALLMNPEVLILDDSLSAVDAKTEEAILSSLRQNREGKTTIITSHRLSAIQHADLILVLDQGRIIESGVHEELMNADGWYKEMYERQQLEELVEHGGH comes from the coding sequence TTGAAAGTATTTTGGGATTTATCATGGTTTTTTAAACAGGAGAAAAAAGCCTATCTTTCGGGAATCTTCTTTTTATTAGTGGTTGCATTTCTTCAGCTTGTACCGCCGAAAATCATTGGCATTGTGGCAGATGAAATACATGATGGTACCCTGACTAAAGGCTTACTTGTAAAATGGTTACTTATACTGATTGCTGCGGCGCTTGTCACTTATATTTTGAGATATTTCTGGCGAATCATGATCTTTGGTTCATCCGTAAAACTTAGCAGGATTTTACGAGACCGGCTTTACCATCATTTTACGAATATGTCACCATCCTTTTATCATAAAAGCCGCATCGGGGATTTAATGGCGCATGCGACGAACGACTTATCAGCCATCCAGCAAACGGCAGGCCTAGGTGTATTGACACTGGTAGACTCATTATCTACAGGCGGATTCGTTATCATCGCGATGGCATTTACGATCAGCTGGAAATTAACGCTCATATGTCTGCTGCCAATGCCGTTAATGGCATTATTGACGAGCTGGTTTGGCACGATGCTTCACAAAAGTTTCTACAAAGCTCAGGAAGCGTTTTCGTCTTTAAACGATAAAACTCAGGAAAGTATTACTGGTATAAAGGTCATTAAAACGTTTGGTCAGGAGCAGGAAGATATCGAGGATTTCCGAAAACAATCTGAAGACGTAGTGCAAAAAAATATCGTTGTCGCCAAAATTGATTCCCTTTATGATCCGACCATCTCCATTATCGTTGGAATCTCGTTTTTCCTATCGATTGTTTTTGGGGCTAAATATGTGCTGAATAACGAGCTGACAATTGGTCAATTAATTTCGTTTAATACCTATCTAGGATTATTGATTTGGCCGATGCTAGCTTTTGGCTGGTTGTTTAATATTGTGGAGCGCGGCCGGGCTTCTAATGATCGTGTTTCGGCACTTTTAAGTGAAAAAGTAGATATTACAGACCGTGATGCAGTGTTAAATACGTCCCCGATGGGTGAAATAGAATACAAAATCTCTGAATTTATCTATCCCGGAGAATCACATTCAGTCCTAAAGGAGATATATTTTTCCTTGAAGAGGGGGGAAACACTTGGGATTGTAGGGAAAACCGGATCAGGAAAAACAACGTTGCTCAAACTGCTTATTCGCGAGTTTGAAGGCTATCAGGGTGAGATCCTCTTTGGTGGCTGGAAATTGCAGGATTATAAGCTGGAAAAATTACGTTCCACGATCGGCTATGTGCCGCAGGACCACTTTTTATTTTCGGCAACTGTGGCTGAAAACATTGCTTTTGTGAATCCTGAAACTTCAATGTCAATGATCGAAAATGCCGCAAAATTAGCAAATATTCATGACGATATTGAACAATTTACGAATGGTTATCAAACAGTAGTGGGGGAGCGCGGGGTTTCGTTATCGGGCGGCCAGAAACAAAGAATTTCAATTGCCAGGGCACTGCTTATGAATCCGGAAGTCTTAATTCTGGATGATTCTCTGTCTGCTGTTGATGCTAAAACAGAGGAAGCCATCCTTTCCTCGTTAAGGCAAAACCGGGAAGGAAAAACGACAATCATCACGTCCCATCGTTTAAGTGCGATACAACATGCCGATCTAATTCTTGTTTTGGACCAAGGAAGAATCATAGAAAGCGGTGTTCATGAGGAATTGATGAATGCTGATGGCTGGTACAAGGAGATGTACGAACGCCAACAGCTGGAAGAACTAGTAGAGCACGGAGGGCATTAA
- a CDS encoding ABC transporter ATP-binding protein — protein MEEKMDLTGQEQRKILFRLLSYTRPHKKIIILAFVLLLLTTLGDIVLPILVKIFLDDYLTPRKLLFTPLVILGSAYMGIQIIKAILLFFQLVKFQETALYIIQQLRIDLFSKVQSLGLKYFDKTPAGSIVSRVTNDTEAIKDMFVTVLSTFIQSGFLLVGIFIAMFILNVKLALFCVVILPILLYVMWLYRKLSSRFYLDMRERLSQLNAKLAESLQGMFIIQVFRQEKRLRQEFGGINDKHYYAGMNNIKIDSLLLRPAIDLIYTLALMIVLSFFGITSLYHTVEIGVIYAFVNYLDRFFEPVNQMMQRLSLYQQAIVAGSRVFKLLDEKELAPAQLEEQHLKIDEGWIEFQNLSFSYDGQRDVLKNISFTAKPGETVALVGHTGSGKSSIINLLMRFYEYEQGEILVDGKSIRNFSKSELRKKMGLVLQDPFLFYGTIKDNIRLHHKEMEDVQVEEASRFVQAHTFIEQLEGTYQHKVVERGATFSSGQRQLIAFARTIAANPKILVLDEATANIDTETEEAIQTALAKMRQGRTTIAIAHRLSTIQDSDLILVLHQGEIVERGTHQELLSLGGLYHKMFLLQNGVFGRLEDSRN, from the coding sequence ATGGAAGAGAAAATGGACCTGACCGGACAGGAACAAAGAAAAATTTTGTTTCGTCTGCTTTCTTATACGAGGCCACATAAAAAAATCATCATTCTTGCTTTTGTCTTACTATTGTTAACCACTTTAGGGGATATTGTATTGCCGATCTTAGTTAAAATCTTCCTCGATGATTATTTGACACCGCGGAAGCTGTTGTTCACTCCGTTAGTTATATTAGGTTCTGCGTATATGGGGATTCAAATCATAAAAGCGATCTTGTTATTTTTCCAATTAGTGAAATTTCAGGAGACAGCTTTATATATTATCCAGCAGCTTCGGATTGATTTATTTTCAAAAGTTCAGTCGCTAGGATTAAAGTATTTCGATAAAACGCCGGCAGGAAGCATTGTGTCACGGGTGACGAATGATACTGAAGCAATTAAGGATATGTTCGTAACGGTTCTTTCGACATTTATTCAAAGCGGGTTTTTACTCGTTGGGATTTTTATTGCGATGTTTATCTTGAATGTAAAATTAGCGCTGTTTTGTGTCGTGATTCTTCCTATTTTACTATATGTCATGTGGCTCTATCGAAAATTAAGCTCCCGCTTTTACCTGGATATGCGGGAAAGATTAAGCCAGTTAAATGCCAAACTCGCAGAATCACTTCAAGGGATGTTCATCATTCAAGTATTTCGACAAGAAAAAAGACTGCGCCAAGAATTTGGGGGAATTAATGATAAGCATTACTATGCAGGCATGAACAATATTAAAATTGACAGCCTGCTGTTACGGCCAGCAATAGACCTTATTTATACGCTTGCTCTCATGATTGTCCTAAGCTTTTTCGGGATTACTTCTCTGTATCACACGGTTGAAATTGGGGTCATCTATGCATTTGTGAATTACTTAGATCGCTTTTTTGAACCTGTTAATCAAATGATGCAGCGGCTTTCTTTATATCAGCAAGCCATTGTTGCTGGTTCCCGCGTTTTCAAATTGCTTGATGAAAAAGAGCTAGCTCCGGCCCAATTGGAAGAACAACATTTGAAGATTGATGAAGGTTGGATAGAATTTCAAAATTTAAGTTTTTCCTATGATGGCCAGCGGGATGTGTTAAAAAATATCTCCTTTACAGCGAAGCCAGGAGAAACGGTCGCCCTCGTTGGTCATACTGGCAGCGGTAAAAGTTCGATTATTAATCTACTAATGCGATTTTATGAGTATGAGCAGGGTGAAATTCTAGTGGATGGGAAGTCGATCCGCAACTTTTCAAAAAGTGAACTAAGAAAAAAAATGGGGCTCGTCTTACAGGATCCGTTCTTGTTTTATGGAACGATAAAAGATAATATCCGCTTGCACCACAAAGAGATGGAAGATGTGCAGGTGGAAGAAGCATCCCGATTTGTTCAGGCACATACGTTTATTGAGCAGCTTGAAGGCACGTATCAACATAAGGTTGTGGAACGCGGGGCTACTTTTTCAAGCGGTCAGCGGCAATTGATTGCCTTCGCCAGAACCATTGCAGCCAATCCGAAAATTTTGGTCTTGGACGAAGCGACCGCTAATATTGATACGGAAACAGAAGAAGCCATTCAAACTGCTCTCGCGAAAATGCGTCAGGGAAGAACAACAATCGCCATTGCCCACCGATTATCTACTATTCAGGATTCTGATTTAATTCTCGTCCTTCACCAGGGTGAGATTGTTGAACGTGGTACGCATCAGGAACTCTTGTCATTGGGAGGGCTTTATCATAAAATGTTTTTATTGCAGAATGGGGTATTTGGCCGGTTGGAGGATTCCCGAAATTAA
- a CDS encoding aspartyl-phosphate phosphatase Spo0E family protein: protein MLKKELMTLIEKKRAELIQVAISSGFTSSVAIRYSQELDQLLNEYNRTYLQKVSTSSY from the coding sequence GTGCTCAAAAAAGAATTAATGACATTAATTGAAAAAAAACGAGCTGAATTAATACAAGTCGCGATTTCCAGTGGCTTTACCTCTTCCGTTGCAATTCGCTATAGTCAAGAGCTTGACCAATTATTAAATGAATATAATCGAACCTATTTACAAAAGGTCTCTACTTCCTCTTATTAA
- a CDS encoding cytochrome c biogenesis CcdA family protein: protein MHDINLFLALGAGFMSFISPCCLPLYPAFLSYITGMSVGELQSENAMLQKRSLLHTLFFLIGFSVIFIAIGFGTTFVGSFFREYKDLIRQLGGIFIIFFGLMIVGVFKPEFMMRDRRIEFKHRPSGYIGSILIGMAFAAGWTPCTGPILSIVISLAATNPSSGVIYMTAYSLGFAIPFFILSFFVGRLKWIKRHSGKIMQIGGYIMIVMGIMLFFDWMTKIITIFQSLFGGFSGF from the coding sequence ATGCACGATATTAATTTATTTTTAGCATTGGGTGCAGGATTTATGAGTTTTATTTCACCATGCTGCTTGCCGCTCTATCCTGCTTTTTTATCGTATATTACCGGGATGTCTGTCGGTGAATTGCAAAGTGAAAATGCCATGCTGCAAAAGAGAAGTCTACTACATACTTTATTTTTTCTGATCGGATTTTCCGTTATTTTTATTGCGATCGGGTTTGGCACTACTTTTGTGGGCAGTTTCTTCAGAGAATACAAAGATCTGATCCGTCAGCTTGGCGGCATTTTTATTATTTTCTTTGGCTTAATGATCGTCGGTGTATTTAAACCAGAGTTCATGATGAGAGATCGCCGCATTGAATTTAAACACCGCCCATCTGGTTATATCGGCTCTATTTTAATAGGTATGGCTTTTGCTGCTGGCTGGACTCCTTGCACAGGCCCCATTCTATCGATCGTCATTTCACTTGCCGCCACGAATCCAAGCTCTGGTGTCATATACATGACTGCCTATTCACTTGGTTTTGCTATTCCATTTTTTATACTATCGTTCTTTGTCGGCCGTTTAAAATGGATCAAAAGGCACAGCGGCAAAATTATGCAAATCGGCGGCTATATTATGATTGTCATGGGAATCATGCTTTTCTTTGATTGGATGACAAAAATCATTACCATTTTCCAAAGCTTATTTGGAGGATTCTCTGGGTTTTGA
- a CDS encoding CcdC family protein: MNMVAISSVGAVAMAVGVMFVRIKASAKPTNAKKIVLPPIFMSTGALMYIWPAFRLTPAEIIEAILVGMFFSIFLIKTSKFEIRDEDIYLKRSKWFIVILVGLLIIRVILKSVMSTEMPYTQLGGMFYLLAYFMILPWRVAMLLDYKKLYKQLHGA; this comes from the coding sequence ATGAATATGGTTGCTATTTCTTCAGTCGGCGCGGTTGCTATGGCTGTAGGAGTCATGTTTGTCCGTATAAAGGCTTCAGCCAAACCGACAAATGCTAAAAAAATTGTTTTACCGCCTATTTTTATGTCTACAGGTGCACTTATGTATATTTGGCCGGCATTCCGATTAACGCCAGCCGAAATCATTGAAGCCATCCTAGTAGGAATGTTTTTCTCGATTTTTCTAATTAAAACCTCAAAGTTTGAAATCCGCGATGAGGATATTTATTTAAAACGATCCAAATGGTTTATTGTGATTTTAGTCGGATTATTGATCATCAGGGTCATTTTGAAATCTGTCATGAGTACAGAAATGCCATACACGCAATTAGGAGGCATGTTCTACCTATTAGCCTATTTCATGATTCTGCCATGGCGTGTTGCTATGCTGCTGGACTACAAAAAGCTTTATAAACAATTGCATGGAGCATAA
- a CDS encoding flavin reductase family protein, translating to MLTIDPSQQSERDNYKLLIGSIIPRPIAFVTSMSKAGVLNGAPFSYFNIVSANPPLISLAIQRSGGKQKDTARNIYELKEFVVHIVDEDHVEKVNMTAANLPSDQSEIEWADFTPAESVKIAVPGVKEAKIRMECKLEHGMELGGTDGPACDLIIGKVVQFHILDEIYENGRIDPRKLAAVSRLAGNDYAKIGEIFEIERPK from the coding sequence TTGCTAACGATCGACCCATCCCAGCAATCAGAAAGAGACAATTATAAATTACTTATCGGAAGTATTATTCCCAGACCGATTGCTTTCGTTACTTCGATGTCAAAAGCCGGCGTATTGAATGGTGCACCCTTTAGCTATTTTAATATCGTGTCTGCCAATCCTCCACTGATTTCATTGGCTATTCAAAGGTCTGGGGGGAAGCAAAAAGATACAGCGAGAAATATTTACGAGTTAAAGGAATTTGTTGTTCATATTGTAGATGAGGATCATGTTGAAAAAGTGAACATGACTGCCGCAAACCTACCTTCGGATCAAAGTGAAATAGAATGGGCGGACTTCACTCCAGCCGAGAGTGTAAAAATAGCAGTGCCAGGTGTAAAAGAAGCAAAAATCCGAATGGAATGCAAATTGGAACATGGTATGGAATTAGGAGGTACGGACGGCCCTGCTTGTGACCTTATCATTGGTAAAGTTGTTCAGTTTCATATTTTAGATGAAATCTATGAAAACGGGAGGATCGATCCAAGGAAATTAGCAGCCGTGAGTAGATTGGCAGGAAATGATTATGCCAAAATTGGGGAGATTTTTGAAATCGAAAGGCCTAAATAA
- a CDS encoding DUF2621 domain-containing protein gives MLNGWFMWFILLWTVFLISAFGIGGYFMFRKFLKKMPKEDGKSVMDWEEYYVNESRHLWGDEEKALLEDLVSPVPELFRDVARHKIAGKIGELALKEKANKITEELVIRGYIQATPKRDHKFLRKKLYENQIDVAPYNHLF, from the coding sequence ATGCTGAACGGTTGGTTTATGTGGTTTATCCTGTTATGGACGGTTTTTCTCATTTCAGCATTTGGCATTGGCGGATATTTTATGTTCCGAAAGTTTTTGAAGAAGATGCCGAAGGAAGACGGCAAGTCAGTAATGGATTGGGAAGAGTATTATGTAAATGAATCGCGGCATTTATGGGGGGACGAGGAAAAAGCGCTGTTAGAGGATTTGGTCAGTCCGGTGCCAGAGTTGTTCCGTGATGTTGCACGCCACAAAATTGCCGGAAAAATCGGCGAACTGGCATTGAAAGAAAAAGCCAATAAAATAACCGAAGAACTGGTGATCCGTGGCTATATTCAAGCAACTCCCAAACGCGACCACAAATTTTTGCGTAAAAAGCTTTATGAAAATCAAATTGATGTTGCACCCTATAATCATTTATTCTAG
- a CDS encoding DUF1360 domain-containing protein, whose translation MEVIILMNISWIHLAILALASFRLTHLIVFDTITWFLRKPFVSINTIVDASGRTNHYMEIRGKGWRYWMGSLLTCHWCMGVWCSLIVVALYFFLPIIFPLLVILAVAGIASIIEFIIVKK comes from the coding sequence ATGGAAGTGATAATTTTGATGAATATTTCTTGGATTCATCTGGCTATATTGGCCCTGGCTTCATTTCGTTTAACTCATTTAATCGTTTTTGATACAATCACCTGGTTTTTAAGAAAACCCTTTGTATCTATTAATACGATTGTCGATGCGTCGGGCAGGACGAATCATTATATGGAAATAAGAGGAAAGGGGTGGCGTTATTGGATGGGGTCACTATTAACCTGCCATTGGTGTATGGGGGTGTGGTGTTCCCTTATTGTGGTTGCTTTATATTTTTTTCTCCCAATTATTTTTCCTTTATTAGTGATTCTGGCTGTTGCAGGTATTGCGTCAATCATCGAATTCATAATTGTAAAAAAATAG